In Clostridium sp. 'White wine YQ', the DNA window AGTACTAATAAAATTATAATTGTCATAATTGGAACAAGAAGCTGCACTTTTATAGTTTTGCCAAATCTCATTTTTCATCCCCCAAGCTATACATAATAAATTACCAGAGTAAATTATTTATATTTCATTTGATTCTCCTAGATTGTACAATGAAAAAAAGAAAAAGTGCATGTAAATTATGCACTTTTAACCTTATTTAACTTGGCGTAACATTTTTCAACTAAATCTTAATATTGATTAATTAAAAAGATTTATTTTCTCTTAACTCTTCTGCAATCTTTTCAATTTTTCTAAGTCTATGATTTATTCCAGACTTACCAACTGGAGGATCAAGCATTTCTCCCAATTCTTTTAAGGATTCATCTGGATAATTCAATCTAAGCTCAGCAATTTCTCTTAAGTTTTGAGGTAATCTCTGTAGTCCAATTTGATTTTGAATTAACTTTATACTCTCCACTTGTCTCACTGCTGCATTAACTGTTTTACTTAAATTAGCAGTTTCACAATTTACAAGTCTATTTACATTGTTTCTCATTTCTTTCATTATTCTTATATTTTCAAGTTCTAACAAACAAGTATGCGCTCCGAGTATATTAAGGAGGTCTACAATTTGCTCGCCTTCTTTTATATATACGATAAAACTGTTTTTTCTTTGTATAACTTTGGAATTCAAGCTAAACCTATTAATTAATTTACTTAAATCCTTAGCATATTCTTCACTATGTGTAACAAATTCTAGATGATAAGTTTTTTCAGGATTAGATATACTTCCTCCACCTAAGAAAGCACCTCTAATATATGCTCTTGCCCTCTCATCCTCATTTACCATTTCTGGCTCTATTCCATAACTTAATGACATAACAGAATCTACTTCTTTAAATATTCCTGTTTCATACAACAAGCCTTTTACTCCCATCTCTTCTGTCATTACAATCATATATATATTATTCTTCTTTAAAGCATTCCCTTTCTTTACCATTAACTTTGAGTGTATATCAAAATGCTCCTTAAGAAGAGAAAAAATCAACCTTGCTGCGCCTGGATTTTCTGTAGTAATCTTAAAGCTTATTTGTCTTCCGCTAAAAGCTAAAGTACCACTTACTTTCATAATGGCTGAAAGTTCTGCTAACGCTTCTTCTCTTGTAACATCTTGATATCTGCATATTTCGCCTTTAACTTTTGATGAAAATGATGACATGGTCTCTCCTTTCAAAATATTATTTTTAACCACAAAAATATATTTTATTATAGCATAGAGGATTTTAATAAGGAATTCTCATTTCAAAAATTTTAATCAAGGGGACGTATTGTTTGCCACGGCAAACAATACGTCCCCTTGGTTTAGTAATCATATTTTTTTATTACTCTCTTCCTTTAAACGTTGAGATAAATACATATATTCAATGATTTTCTTCTTATCAAATAAAAGTGATTTTTCCATAACTGTAGTCATTATTACTCTAGCTAACTCTTCATGATTGTGTCTTACAACATCATTTGTATAATTAATCAAATTAGCTTCTATTATTTCTATTCCCATTTTGTTTATTGCATCTTTATCTAGTGCAACAATCTCAGAACCTTCCTCTTTATATTTAGGCGAAAGATTTTTAGGCAATTTCTGAACATTTGCAATTACATAATCTACTATATCTCTTCCGCAGTGCTTATATAAAGTTTTTAAGTGATCAGATACCTTAAACCCATCTGTTTCTCCTGGTTGAGTCATTATATTTGAAATATATATCTTTAGTGCACTACTTCTTCTAACATTTGAGGCTATCTTTCTAACCAATAAATTTGGTAAAACAGAAGTATACAAACTACCAGGGCCCATTATAATTGCATCCGCTTCTCTAATAGCTGTTATGGCCTCCTTTAAAGGTTCTGCATCCTCTGGTTCTATCATAAGCTTTTTAATTTTACTATTTTGCTTTAATGCCTCTTCTGGAATTTGTGATTCTCCCTCAACTATGCTTCCATTTTCTAAGAGTGCCTTTAATCTCATATTTTCAAGAGTTACAGGAACAACCTTACCAGTAACTGCAAGTACAGAGCTCATTTTCTGAACGGCATCCTCAAAATTATCAGATATACCATCCATCGCAGCTAGAAATAGATTTCCAAAACTTTGATTTTTAAGTCTTCCATCCGTAAATCTATATTGTAATAAATTCTCCATAAGAGGTTCCATATCAGCTAATGCAAGTATACAGTTTCTTATATCTCCGGGAGGAAGAATTCCCAAGTCTTCCCTTAAGTCACCTGAACCGCCCCCATCGTCGGCAACTGTTACAATTGCAGTTATATTAGAGGTGTAGTACTTTAATCCTCTAAGCATTGTAGAAAGTCCAGTACCTCCTCCAATAACAACAATTTTTGGCCCCTTAATCAATAATCTCTTTTCATAAATTAGGTTTTCAATCTTCTGAGAATCTAATGAAACTTTTATATATCCTTTATTAATTAATGCTATTATTCCTCTCATTACCTCTGTTGCAGATACATATAATACAAATATTCCAGTTATATTTAAGAATATATAAAATACTTTATAGTAAAAATAATATGCTCTATGAAATGCTAATTCAGTAAATCCAAAGGCAATTAGTAGTACCCCAAAGATACCAAATAGTATCCACCTTTTTACCTTAATTCCTGGCCTAAGCCAATCTAAAAACTTCATAGCTTCTTTGCTCCCTTATTTACATCTTCATGTATATCTCTATGTTCGATTGATGCCTTATAATTTAATTTATTTAATCTCTCATAAATTTCGTTTGCTATTGCTACTGATCTATGTCTACCACCAGTACAACCTATAGCGATGATAAGTTGTCGTTTTCCTTCCTTTATGTAATTCGGTATTAGAAATTTTATCATATCTTCTAGTCTCTCTAAAAAACCTTTTGTTTCTTCATGTTTAATTACATAATCTCTTACTGGTTTATCCATACCAGAATATGGCTTTAAATCAGGTATATAGAATGGATTAGGAAGAAATCTAACATCAAATACTAAATCTGCATCTACAGGTATTCCATACTTAAATCCAAAGGAAAGCACAGTAGTTGAAAGCTGTCTTTCAACTTCTTTTCCAGTCCCATAATACTCATTCATCTTTTCTCTTAGGTCTTTAATAGCATATTTAGATGTATCTATTATTAAATCTGCTCTATGCTTCACTTCAATTAGTTTATTTCTTTCTAAATTTATCCCTGTAATTACTCTTCCATTTTGAGCTAATGGATGGCTTCTTCTTGCTTCCTTAAATCTTTTTACTAGGACATCATCTGATGCGTCCAAAAAGAGGATTTCATATTTAAATTCTTGTCTTTTCAAGTAATTCAAACTCTCAAAGATATCATCAAAGAATACCCCACCTCTTATATCTATAACCAATGCAACCTTATCTATTTTCCCTTCACTTTGCACACATGCTTCAGCAAACTTAGGAATAAGTTTAGGTGGCAAGTTATCAACACAAAAATATCCTAAATCTTCAAGATTTCTTGTAGCTTCTGTTTTCCCTGCTCCCGACAGTCCTGTTACAATTACAAATCTCATAAGCATCCTGATTATTTACACTAATTAAAATCAGGAATTCACCGTCCTTTCTCAAAAGATTTTCTTGTATAAAATTATATCATAATTAGAGTTCTTTGTAGTTATATTTATATTAACTTAGCTGACATTTATACTTTAAAACGATAAAAACTAGAGAGACTTAATAAAACACTTCAATCTCTCTAGTTTTTATTTATAAATCAGTATTATCTTAGGTTATTTATCTTCACCTAATATTCTAACTTCTGTATGGAGTTCTACTCCATACTTTTCCTTAACAGTCTTTTGAACATGATGTATAACATCAATGATGTCTTGAGCTGTTGCTTTATCTTTGTTTATAATAAACCCTGAATGTTTTTCAGATACTGCAGCTCCTCCTATTGAAAAACCCTTTAGCCCTGAATCTTGAATTAACTTTCCGGCAAAATAACCTTCTGGTCTTTTAAATGTACTTCCTGCTGAAGGATATTCTAATGGTTGCTTCTCTTCTCTTCTTGAAGTAAGTTCATTCACTCTAGCCTCTATTTTATCTTTATCTCCATTTGTAAGTTCAAAACATGCTCCTAAAACCACATTGCCTTCTTCCATTACAACGGAGCTTCTGTATCCTAGCTTTAAATCTTCCTTATTTAGCTTTATTATATTGAAATTATCATCAATAATTTCTGCCCATTTAATTACGTTGGAAATCTCGCCATCATAGGCTCCTGCATTCATAAACACAGCTCCCCCAACACTTCCTGGAATTCCACAAGCAAATTCAAAACCAGTTAAGGAGTGCTCTAATGCTAGTTTTGAAACATCTTTTAATAATGCACCACAATCTGCATATATTAAATTATCTTCTATTCTTATGTCTTTAAGCTCAGTAAGTTTAATAACTACTCCTCTTATTCCGCCATCTTTTACCAATAGGTTTGAACCATTTCCAATTATATAATATGGAACTTTTTCTAAACTACATAATTTAACAATCTCTGCAACTTGTTCTTTTTTTCTTGGACTAACTAAAAAGTCTACAGGTCCTCCAACTTTAAAATAAATGTGTTCACTCATTGGTGCATCTATTTCAATATCAGATTTGTCTAATACTTTCTCCAGTGAACTTAATAGGTTATGGTATTGATTCATTTCAAAACTCCTCTTGTTTAGTAATACTCCAATATATAAGTATAATTAATATTTATAAATTTAACAAGTTTTATAGGATTTTAAGTTCAACTAATAACTTATTTATTGACTAATAAACTAAGCTTCCTATAAAAAACCCTATATATTATACGGTTTTACTGTAACTTGTGTTAAGGTTCCTATTATATTTTATTTGCCACTAAAGTACTTTTTTATACTTTCAGCTGCTTTTTTATCTATTCCAGGTGTTTCTAAGAGCTCATCTATTGAAGCTTTTTTTATATTATCTACACTTCCAAACTTCATTAGAAGGTTTCTTCTTCTCTTCTCTCCTACAAACGGAATATCCTCCAAAATAGAATGAAGAGTTCTTTTGTCCCTTAATGACCTATGGTAGGTTATTGCAAATCTATGAACTTCATCTTGTATTCTTGTTAACATATGGAATAGGTTTCCTCTTCTTGATATAATAATTTCCTCATTATTATAAATGAGACCTCTTGTATTATGCTTATCATCTTTTACTAATCCGCATACAGGAATCTCAATGCCATATGAATCTAATACTTGAAGTGCAATATTAACTTGCCCTTTTCCTCCATCCATAAGAATTAAATCTGGGAAAACTGAAAACTTTCCACCTGCTAAGGTTAGTTTTCTCTCTTGAATCTGTTTTACTTCATCTAGCCCATGACTAAATCTTCTTGATAAGACTTCCCTCATACTTTCATAATCATTTGGGCCCTGTACAGTTTTAATTTTAAATCTTCTATAATCACTATTTTTAGGCTTTCCTTCTTCAAAAACTACCATAGTTCCTACAGAATCTACCCCTTGTATGTTAGATATATCATAAGCTTCTATCCTCATAGGCAGTTCATCTAAATCTAGTAGTTCTCTTAATTCTTCCAAAGAAATCCTGTTTATTTCTTTCTCACTTAAAATCTTATCCTTAAATTTCTCTAATGTCATTTTAGCATTTTCTTCAACCATCTGCAAAAGTTCTAGTTTCTCCCCTTTTTTGGGTATCTTAATCCAAACTTTAGAACCTCTTTTTATTGTTAAAAATTCTTCTAATAATTCTAACTCTTCAATTTCTGGCAAATAAATATTTTTAGGTATTTGTGCCGTTCCACCATAAAAACTGGTAATAAACTGATATAGCACTTCACTCTTGTTATAGTCTGCTTTATCTTCAAAAACGAAATGTTCTCTTCCGCTTATCTTACCATCTCTTGAAAAGAAAATTTGAACACAACAATCTTTGCCATCGCAATATAGGTTGATGTAATCTTCATCTCCTTCTCTTACAGTAAACATCTTTTGTCTTTCGATTATGTTCTCTATTGATAAAGCTCTGTCTCTAAGCTCTGCAGCCTTCTCAAACTCCAATTCATTTGATGCTTCCTGCATTTGTTCTTTAAGGTCTTTTATAATTTTTGTATCCTTGCCATTTAATATATCAATTATTTCCCTAATCATGTTTCCATAATCTTCTTTAGATTGGTATCCTGCACAAGGAGCTTTACATAGCTTTATATGATAGTTCAAACAAGGCCTTGTTTTTTCTCCTCCTTCTGTTATGGATCTCTTACATGTTCTTAAGGGATATATTTTCTTAATTAAATCTATGGTTTCATAAACTGATGTTGCATTTACATATGGTCCAAAATACTTATTCCCATCTTTAGCATAATTTCTTGTTACATACACTCTAGGGAAATCCTCATTTGTCGTTATTTTAATAAATGGATAAAATTTATCATCCTTCAACGCAATATTGTACCTTGGACTATATTTTTTTATTAGATTACATTCTAATAATAATGCTTCCATTTCTGAATCAGTAACAATATATTCAAATTCAGTTATGTTACTCACCATTTTTTTTACTTTTTCTGAATGATTTTTATTACTTTGAAAATATTGTCTTACTCTATTTTTTAAGACTTTTGCCTTCCCAACATAAATAACTTCTCCCAAGGAATTTTTCATAATATAAACTCCTGGTTTATCAGGAAGGTTTTTTAAATGATACTCAAAGTCAAATATAGAAATCACCTCTTCCGTTTATTGTCCTAATGAAGCTTTCAATACGGAACCTGCTATTTGCGCAGCAACTCCGCCACCAGCACCTCCATTTTCTACAATTACTGCAATTGCATACTTTGGATTATCTACCGGTGCAAACCCGATAAACCATGAATGCGGGTCTGCATTTGCATCACTTGTTTCCGCTGTTCCTGTTTTACCAGCAGCATTTAAGCCTCTGAAAACACCCCAGTCTCTATTGATTCTTCCATCTACTAGGCTCTTCATATAATCTTTTATAATTGCATCATCCCCACTTGATATAGGATTTGCAATTTGTTTACCCTGAATTTCTCTCACTGTTTTTCCATTCTTATCTACAACTTTATTTACTAATTTAGGTTCCATCATAACTCCATTATTTGCAACAGCTGAAGCAACTAAAGCCATTTGAAGTGGCGATGCTAAAATTGAACTTTGCCCTATACCAGTTTGTGCTATGCTTCCTTTTTCACTAGAATTCAATGTTGGAAAAGTGCTTTTATTAAATGCAATTCCATCTGAAGGCAGTGATTTATTAAATCCAAAATCCTCAGCGGTTTTCTTAAGCTTATCATTTCCTAATTCCATAGCTAGTGTTCCAAATACTACGTTTGATGAATATGCTAAAGCTGTTTTTAAGGAAAGCGAACCATAAACATTATGATCTAAGTTCCAAAGCTTGCTTCCATCTGGAAAATCTATTTTACCAGTATCCTGGAACGTTCTGCTTGTAACTCCAGGTATATTTTCCAGTGCTGATGTTAATGTTACTATCTTAAATGTAGACCCTGGCGCATACATTCCTGAAACAACTCTATTTATTAGTGGAAAACCTGAACTAGCTCCCGAATTAGCAGTTTGCATTGCTTTATCTAGATTATTGGGATCAAAAGTAGGATTAGAAACTGATGCAACTATTTCCCCTGTTTTGGGATCTAGTACAACGACTGCTCCTTTACGGCTTCCTAATGCTTGCCATGCTGTAGTTTGAATCTTTGTATCTAAGCTAGTAACAAGCGAATTTCCTATAGCTTCTTCTCCTTGGCTAGTTCGATTATTAAATACGTCCTTAATGTTTAGTTTATTTAATATACTGTTAATTGACGCTGATACTTTATCGTAACTTCTTAAATCTTTATCATATAAATATTCTAACCCACTTAACCCATATTTCTCGTTTGAATATCCTAAAACATGTGAATATAAAGATCCATACACATATTTTCTTTCTTGAGTTAATGTTCCAGTTTTCTTACTTTCAGTAAGAGCTGTCATATTTCTATCATAAATAGTCCCTCTTAGAACCTTATTTCTTTCCGCCCATAATCTCTGGTTTTCAGGCTTTTCAGCTATTGCTGGTGCCTTAAATGCCTGAAAGTATGCAATATATGTTATTAAGGCTAAAAGTAAGAAAGCGAACACTACCATTACTTTTTTTATGCTTGCTTGTGTATCCTTCATCCTTTAACCCTCCTCTGATATTTTCTGAATCATTCCTAATGCCAAGAAAATTGTAAGCATCGAGCTTCCTCCAGCACTTATAAGCGGAAGGGTTATTCCTGTAAGGGGAATAACTGCGAATACTCCTCCAATTATAACTAAAACTTGGGATGCTATCATTGCAGAAAATCCTACTGCTGCTAGTTGAGAGAATCTATCTTCTACTTTAATAGCTGCTCTCATTCCTCTATAAAATAATAAGAAATATATTATTAATATTCCTATACCAAAAACCATTCCAAATTCTTCACAAATAATTGCGAAAATATAGTCTGAAGTATTTACTGGAACAAATGCTGGATAACCTTGTCCAAGCCCAGTACCAAACATTCCGCCTGAAGAAATAGAAAATAATCCTTGAACTATTTGATAACTTTCATCATTGGCATATTGCCATATGTTCTGCCATATAATAACTCTTTCTCTTACATGCCCAAACAAATAATAGGATGCTACTGCCCCTGCTGCAAACAATACTAGACATATTAAAACATACTTAACTTTTGATGATGCTACATAAAGCATTGTTACTGTGATTCCAAAAAACAAAAGTGCGGAACCTAAGTCTCTTTGAAGCACCATGCATCCAATAGATGCCATACTAACAAGAGCAGGCTCTATTAATTGTTTTGCATCACCAAGTAAGTTTTTCTTATCTACATAATCCTTTAGTGAAGCACCTAAGTATAGAATTAAAAATATCTTTCCAATCTCTGATGGTTGTATACTTATTGGTCCTATTATTACCCAGTTCTTTGCCCCATACTGTACTTTTCCTATTAGTAAAGCCATAGGCATAAAAACTGCTACTGCACCTAAGTAATAGTATTTATATTTATAAAAGCGCTTAAAGTCAGGTAATAAAACTGTGATTAAAACAAATGAAGTTATACCCAATACAAACCATATAACTTGTTTTATAGCTGTTTGAGTATTAAGCCTATATAGTACAGCTATTCCTATCGCAGCTAATACTACTGCAAATATCAGCAAAAACTTATCACCGTCTGGGAAAAACTTTCTTACAACAAAATGCGCATATGCTATAAGTAATAATACTACCCCTCCCATAATAAGTGCTCCTATATCAATAGGATCTTTTAATAGTGCCAAATCACCAAAAAGAGCTATTGTCAAAAAGTATGCCATAAATAGTAATTTTCTTTCATCTTTTACCGTATTCATTTACTCACCTCAATTAAATAACCCTGAAAACTACAGATCCTATTTTTAATTCATCATTTACATTTAGTTTTGCGCTACCATCAATTCTCGAACCATTTATAAAAGTACCATTAGTACTTCCCAAATCCTCTACATAAAAATTATTATTTCTTATAAATAATTTAGCATGATGCCCTGATACAAATGAATCTGTCAAAATTATTGAGTTATCATCTCTTCTTCCTATAGAAACTGTATCTCTAATATGAATAAGAGTCCCTTGCTTTAAATTTGGATTATCTCCTGATGACTCTACTTCTATTCCATAAGATTTTTGGCCTTTCTTCGAAGCACCTCGTCTTCTATTTCCACCTCTTATATCTTTATTCATAATCTTCAATGCATAATAAATAATAATATATAATATTACAATAAATAAAATTGCGAAGGCTCCCGCTATCAGTTTTTGAAAATTCATGTACTCACCCCTATTTAATTACTTCAATGTTATATAATGCAAAACTTAAAATTCATTATATAATCTATTAATATTTCTGCGTTATAGATTTTAAAACTTTTTTATGATTATATTTATGATTATACACTAAAAATTGTCCTAACATTGTAGAATGAATGATTTATTTATTAAATTAATCTAAAGAAAATAAGGATATCCTAATTATTTCAGTTTATTACATATAAATAGGATACCCTTAATGATGTATTTCATTAAATTTCTATATTCTTAAATAATTAATCTTTGATTGCTTATAGATACTTCTTCAAGTACTTCCCAGTATAAGATTCTTTAACCTTCACTATTTGTTCTGGAGTTCCTGTTGCAATTATTGTACCTCCGCCATCTCCACCTTCTGGTCCTAAGTCTACAATGTAATCTGCACATTTAATCATATCAAGATTATGTTCAATTACAACAACAGAATTTCCTGCCTCAACTAATCTTTGAAGTATTTCTACTAACTTACTAACATCATCTATGTGTAATCCAGTTGTAGGCTCATCAAGTATATAAAGAGTTTTTCCTGTACTTCTCTTTGAAAGCTCGTAAGCAAGTTTAATTCTCTGTGCTTCTCCTCCAGAAAGTTGCGTAGAAGGCTGCCCTAATCTGATGTACCCTAATCCTACATCATGTAAAGTTTGAAGTTTGTTTTTTATTCTAGGTAAGTTTTCGAAATACTTTAATGCTTCTTCTACAGTCATATTTAAAACATCATCTATATTTTTACCCTTATATTTTACTTCTAAAGTTTCTCTATTATATCTTTTTCCCTTACATACTTCACATGGAACATATACATCTGAAAGGAACTGCATCTCTATCTTTATTATTCCATCTCCAGAACAAGCTTCACATCTTC includes these proteins:
- the whiA gene encoding DNA-binding protein WhiA translates to MSSFSSKVKGEICRYQDVTREEALAELSAIMKVSGTLAFSGRQISFKITTENPGAARLIFSLLKEHFDIHSKLMVKKGNALKKNNIYMIVMTEEMGVKGLLYETGIFKEVDSVMSLSYGIEPEMVNEDERARAYIRGAFLGGGSISNPEKTYHLEFVTHSEEYAKDLSKLINRFSLNSKVIQRKNSFIVYIKEGEQIVDLLNILGAHTCLLELENIRIMKEMRNNVNRLVNCETANLSKTVNAAVRQVESIKLIQNQIGLQRLPQNLREIAELRLNYPDESLKELGEMLDPPVGKSGINHRLRKIEKIAEELRENKSF
- a CDS encoding FtsW/RodA/SpoVE family cell cycle protein, coding for MNTVKDERKLLFMAYFLTIALFGDLALLKDPIDIGALIMGGVVLLLIAYAHFVVRKFFPDGDKFLLIFAVVLAAIGIAVLYRLNTQTAIKQVIWFVLGITSFVLITVLLPDFKRFYKYKYYYLGAVAVFMPMALLIGKVQYGAKNWVIIGPISIQPSEIGKIFLILYLGASLKDYVDKKNLLGDAKQLIEPALVSMASIGCMVLQRDLGSALLFFGITVTMLYVASSKVKYVLICLVLFAAGAVASYYLFGHVRERVIIWQNIWQYANDESYQIVQGLFSISSGGMFGTGLGQGYPAFVPVNTSDYIFAIICEEFGMVFGIGILIIYFLLFYRGMRAAIKVEDRFSQLAAVGFSAMIASQVLVIIGGVFAVIPLTGITLPLISAGGSSMLTIFLALGMIQKISEEG
- the uvrC gene encoding excinuclease ABC subunit UvrC, whose translation is MFDFEYHLKNLPDKPGVYIMKNSLGEVIYVGKAKVLKNRVRQYFQSNKNHSEKVKKMVSNITEFEYIVTDSEMEALLLECNLIKKYSPRYNIALKDDKFYPFIKITTNEDFPRVYVTRNYAKDGNKYFGPYVNATSVYETIDLIKKIYPLRTCKRSITEGGEKTRPCLNYHIKLCKAPCAGYQSKEDYGNMIREIIDILNGKDTKIIKDLKEQMQEASNELEFEKAAELRDRALSIENIIERQKMFTVREGDEDYINLYCDGKDCCVQIFFSRDGKISGREHFVFEDKADYNKSEVLYQFITSFYGGTAQIPKNIYLPEIEELELLEEFLTIKRGSKVWIKIPKKGEKLELLQMVEENAKMTLEKFKDKILSEKEINRISLEELRELLDLDELPMRIEAYDISNIQGVDSVGTMVVFEEGKPKNSDYRRFKIKTVQGPNDYESMREVLSRRFSHGLDEVKQIQERKLTLAGGKFSVFPDLILMDGGKGQVNIALQVLDSYGIEIPVCGLVKDDKHNTRGLIYNNEEIIISRRGNLFHMLTRIQDEVHRFAITYHRSLRDKRTLHSILEDIPFVGEKRRRNLLMKFGSVDNIKKASIDELLETPGIDKKAAESIKKYFSGK
- a CDS encoding FHA domain-containing protein; protein product: MNFQKLIAGAFAILFIVILYIIIYYALKIMNKDIRGGNRRRGASKKGQKSYGIEVESSGDNPNLKQGTLIHIRDTVSIGRRDDNSIILTDSFVSGHHAKLFIRNNNFYVEDLGSTNGTFINGSRIDGSAKLNVNDELKIGSVVFRVI
- the rapZ gene encoding RNase adapter RapZ, whose protein sequence is MRFVIVTGLSGAGKTEATRNLEDLGYFCVDNLPPKLIPKFAEACVQSEGKIDKVALVIDIRGGVFFDDIFESLNYLKRQEFKYEILFLDASDDVLVKRFKEARRSHPLAQNGRVITGINLERNKLIEVKHRADLIIDTSKYAIKDLREKMNEYYGTGKEVERQLSTTVLSFGFKYGIPVDADLVFDVRFLPNPFYIPDLKPYSGMDKPVRDYVIKHEETKGFLERLEDMIKFLIPNYIKEGKRQLIIAIGCTGGRHRSVAIANEIYERLNKLNYKASIEHRDIHEDVNKGAKKL
- a CDS encoding peptidoglycan D,D-transpeptidase FtsI family protein, producing the protein MKDTQASIKKVMVVFAFLLLALITYIAYFQAFKAPAIAEKPENQRLWAERNKVLRGTIYDRNMTALTESKKTGTLTQERKYVYGSLYSHVLGYSNEKYGLSGLEYLYDKDLRSYDKVSASINSILNKLNIKDVFNNRTSQGEEAIGNSLVTSLDTKIQTTAWQALGSRKGAVVVLDPKTGEIVASVSNPTFDPNNLDKAMQTANSGASSGFPLINRVVSGMYAPGSTFKIVTLTSALENIPGVTSRTFQDTGKIDFPDGSKLWNLDHNVYGSLSLKTALAYSSNVVFGTLAMELGNDKLKKTAEDFGFNKSLPSDGIAFNKSTFPTLNSSEKGSIAQTGIGQSSILASPLQMALVASAVANNGVMMEPKLVNKVVDKNGKTVREIQGKQIANPISSGDDAIIKDYMKSLVDGRINRDWGVFRGLNAAGKTGTAETSDANADPHSWFIGFAPVDNPKYAIAVIVENGGAGGGVAAQIAGSVLKASLGQ
- a CDS encoding gluconeogenesis factor YvcK family protein, whose translation is MKFLDWLRPGIKVKRWILFGIFGVLLIAFGFTELAFHRAYYFYYKVFYIFLNITGIFVLYVSATEVMRGIIALINKGYIKVSLDSQKIENLIYEKRLLIKGPKIVVIGGGTGLSTMLRGLKYYTSNITAIVTVADDGGGSGDLREDLGILPPGDIRNCILALADMEPLMENLLQYRFTDGRLKNQSFGNLFLAAMDGISDNFEDAVQKMSSVLAVTGKVVPVTLENMRLKALLENGSIVEGESQIPEEALKQNSKIKKLMIEPEDAEPLKEAITAIREADAIIMGPGSLYTSVLPNLLVRKIASNVRRSSALKIYISNIMTQPGETDGFKVSDHLKTLYKHCGRDIVDYVIANVQKLPKNLSPKYKEEGSEIVALDKDAINKMGIEIIEANLINYTNDVVRHNHEELARVIMTTVMEKSLLFDKKKIIEYMYLSQRLKEESNKKI
- the murB gene encoding UDP-N-acetylmuramate dehydrogenase — encoded protein: MNQYHNLLSSLEKVLDKSDIEIDAPMSEHIYFKVGGPVDFLVSPRKKEQVAEIVKLCSLEKVPYYIIGNGSNLLVKDGGIRGVVIKLTELKDIRIEDNLIYADCGALLKDVSKLALEHSLTGFEFACGIPGSVGGAVFMNAGAYDGEISNVIKWAEIIDDNFNIIKLNKEDLKLGYRSSVVMEEGNVVLGACFELTNGDKDKIEARVNELTSRREEKQPLEYPSAGSTFKRPEGYFAGKLIQDSGLKGFSIGGAAVSEKHSGFIINKDKATAQDIIDVIHHVQKTVKEKYGVELHTEVRILGEDK